A genomic segment from Spinacia oleracea cultivar Varoflay chromosome 3, BTI_SOV_V1, whole genome shotgun sequence encodes:
- the LOC110779570 gene encoding 4-hydroxy-tetrahydrodipicolinate synthase, chloroplastic: MATLTSHRLCLKDSTIFSRPRPASPYSYNRTYIRWRSPQAAVVANFHLPMRSYEIKNRTNVDDIKALRLITAIKTPYLPDGRFDLEAYDALMNMQINGGAEAVIVGGTTGEGQLMSWDEHIMLIGHTVNCFGSSIKVIGNTGSNSTREAVHATEQGFAVGMHAALHINPYYGKTSMEGMLAHFDSVLSMGPAIVYNVPSRTSQDIPPQVIHSLAQNTNFAGVKECVGHERIKQYTDNRIVVWSGNDDQCHDSRWDYGATGVISVTSNLVPSLIGQLMFKGKNPSLNSKLMPLMEWLFQEPNPIGLNTALAQLGVARPVFRLPYVPLPREKRVEFVHIVKEIGRENFVGDKDVQVLEDDDFILIGRY, translated from the exons AACGTATATTAGGTGGAGGTCCCCACAAGCTGCTGTGGTTGCTAATTTCCATCTTCCTATGCGTAGTTATGAAATTAAGAACAG GACAAATGTGGACGATATAAAGGCCTTGAGACTGATTACGGCCATCAAAACCCCGTATCTGCCAGATGGAAGATTCGATCTTGAAGCTTATGATGCCTTAATGAACATGCAGATCAATGGAGGCGCTGAAGCTGTTATTGTCGGTGGTACAACTGGTGAAGGGCAATTAATGAGCTGGGATGAGCACATTATGCTGATTGGTCATACTGTCAACTGTTTTGGCAGTAGCATCAAAGTAATAGGGAACACTGGCAGCAACTCAACACGAGAAGCAGTACATGCTACTGAACAGGGGTTTGCTGTTGGAATGCATGCCGCACTTCACATCAATCCTTACTATGGCAAGACATCCATGGAGGGCATGCTTGCTCATTTTGATAGTGTGCTGTCCATGGGGCCCGCCATCGTGTACAATGTTCCGTCAAGAACAAGTCAAGATATTCCTCCTCAGGTGATACATTCTCTAGCACAAAATACCAACTTTGCTGGTGTTAAAGAATGTGTTGGACACGAAAGAATTAAGCAGTATACAGATAACAGGATTGTAGTTTGGAGTGGGAATGATGATCAGTGCCATGATTCCAGGTGGGACTATGGGGCTACTGGAGTTATATCTGTTACTAGTAACTTGGTTCCTAGCTTAATTGGACAGCTCATGTTCAAAGGGAAGAATCCATCTCTTAATTCCAAGCTTATGCCTTTGATGGAGTGGCTTTTTCAGGAGCCAAACCCTATAGGCTTGAATACAGCTTTAGCTCAACTTGGAGTAGCAAGGCCAGTTTTCCGCCTTCCTTATGTGCCTCTTCCACGGGAAAAGAGGGTGGAATTTGTGCACATTGTGAAGGAAATCGGGCGGGAGAACTTTGTTGGTGACAAAGATGTCCAAGTCCTTGAAGATGATGATTTCATTTTGATTGGTCGTTACTAA